One Manihot esculenta cultivar AM560-2 chromosome 18, M.esculenta_v8, whole genome shotgun sequence genomic window carries:
- the LOC110606466 gene encoding transcription factor bHLH145, with translation MGEDWGSWFPQQQFNWKPPNLNHLGSPYNFEHQNTTPSFMNAGTEMVSIKGTLPVYPSPEVPHPHIGQANEPHGWFYCLPRFRQAFKPALNSGLKEISATALRGSLNKDLTPKEESVCPQKRFLVFDQSGDQTTLMFSSGIGTNIQCFSSWGPDPTATYNFKRKDLGVKENLNVDLGALAADQFGEDYATELQSEMHEDTEELNALLYSDDESDSSEDDEVTSTGHSPSTMTSYNNEDWFVGNLEDVASSDGSTKRRKLFGGYSHSPALMDTASSMKPIRSFPCDNDAESRCEDGLNEASGEMGSEPAIKRIRKEKIRETVNILQNIIPGGKGKDAIVVLDEAINYLKSLKVKAKALGLDAP, from the coding sequence ATGGGCGAGGACTGGGGATCCTGGTTTCCTCAGCAACAATTTAATTGGAAGCCCCCCAATTTGAATCATTTGGGTTCTCCATATAATTTTGAGCATCAGAATACAACCCCTTCATTTATGAACGCTGGTACTGAAATGGTTTCTATCAAGGGGACTTTACCTGTATATCCATCCCCAGAGGTACCTCACCCGCATATTGGTCAAGCAAATGAGCCTCATGGCTGGTTTTACTGCTTGCCTCGTTTCCGACAGGCATTCAAACCTGCTTTAAATTCTGGTCTCAAAGAGATATCTGCTACTGCCCTTCGTGGCAGTCTTAACAAGGACCTTACACCCAAGGAAGAATCAGTGTGTCCTCAGAAGAGATTCCTTGTATTTGATCAGTCAGGTGATCAAACAACTCTAATGTTTAGTTCTGGAATTGGGACTAATATCCAGTGCTTTTCCTCTTGGGGTCCAGATCCAACTGCCACATATAATTTCAAGAGGAAAGATCTTGGGGTTAAAGAAAATCTGAATGTTGATTTGGGGGCTCTTGCAGCTGACCAATTTGGAGAAGATTATGCTACTGAACTGCAAAGTGAGATGCACGAGGACACTGAAGAACTGAATGCCTTGCTGTACTCAGATGATGAAAGTGATTCCTCTGAGGATGATGAAGTTACTAGTACAGGTCATTCACCTAGTACAATGACATCTTACAATAATGAAGATTGGTTTGTTGGAAACTTGGAAGATGTTGCAAGTAGTGATGGTTCAACTAAAAGGCGAAAACTGTTTGGAGGATACAGTCATTCACCTGCGCTAATGGACACTGCTAGTTCTATGAAACCCATCAGAAGCTTTCCATGTGACAATGATGCTGAATCTAGGTGTGAAGATGGCTTGAATGAGGCCTCAGGTGAGATGGGTTCAGAACCGGCCATCAAGAggataagaaaagaaaaaatacgaGAGACTGTGAACATTCTGCAGAATATAATTCCCGGTGGAAAGGGCAAGGATGCGATTGTGGTCCTTGATGAAGCTATTAATTACTTGAAATCCTTGAAGGTCAAAGCAAAAGCTTTAGGACTTGATGCTCCATGA
- the LOC110606383 gene encoding uncharacterized protein LOC110606383: protein MITTPKGAIASSNPSPECCMCGDFGLSYELFQCKLCQFRSQHRYCSNLYPKAETYQVCNWCLSHETKEKSHNSSNSSSSNKNSSEDDSSKNKNKGGTLKSQRGSLQLQVNSPIKKQRSPERSPVTRRRLITNGRLEEKLIRRTKSEEISNNIGMTKQVFRNKVRRYKLLEEVSS from the exons ATGATCACCACGCCCAAAGGAGCCATTGCATCATCAAATCCAAGCCCTGAATGCTGCATGTGTGGAGATTTTGGCCTTTCTTATGAGCTTTTCCAGTGCAAGCTTTGCCAATTCAGATCTCAGCACAG ATACTGTAGTAATCTTTATCCCAAAGCCGAGACCTACCAAGTCTGCAATTGGTGTCTGAGCCATGAAACCAAAGAAAAATCACACAACTCTTCGAATTcatcatcatcaaacaagaacAGCAGCGAAGACGATAGCAGCAAGAACAAGAACAAAGGAGGTACTCTAAAGAGCCAAAGGGGTAGTCTGCAGTTGCAAGTAAATAGCCCCATCAAGAAACAAAGGTCGCCAGAGAGATCACCGGTGACCCGAAGGAGACTCATCACAAATGGTAGATTAGAAGAAAAGCTCATCAGAAGGACAAAATCTGAAGAGATTTCAAACAATATTGGGATGACAAAGCAAGTTTTTAGAAATAAGGTGAGAAGGTACAAGCTTCTTGAAGAGGTTTCAAGCTGA